The genomic DNA ACGGACGAATCCTTCTGGGGGGCAGACGAAATACTAGAACAATCTCGCCAATTTGCTACTCTGACTCCAATAAAAAGAACGGCAGAAAGTAGAGGTCCCGCTCAAATGTTTTCCATTAAAGGTGGAAAAGGAAAATTAGGACTCATATCACCAGTTAGCTCCCACTTTTGCGCAACATGCAACCGACTTAGGATCACATCAGACGGAAATCTCCGTACCTGCCTCTTTTCTGATAAGTCCTATCGTTTACGCGAAATTTTACGAAACCCGAAACTCAGTGACAAACACATCTTACAAGTTCTTGCCAATGCGACCAAAGACAAACCTCTCGGAAATAACATATTGCAAACGAGAACAGGAAGTGAAGGCGTATGCGGAACACAGATGTCAGCAATCGGCGGGTAGTCGATAATGATAACATGATCCAAATGGATGAACGCACAGCAATGTTTAAAAATTTGACATCCTCGGAAGAGGAAGCCAAAAATTTCCTTATCGCCAATTGCTTTGGGGACAGAAAACCCTTCTGCCCAAGATGCAGAGAAAACAAGTTATACACGCTTAGCGGCAGTCGTTATCGTTGTTCATCATGTAAATATACATTTCAGGACTTCAGCGGTAGATGGATTAATAATGGGGGGCTATCCTGTACAGAGTGGATACAACTTATTAAACTTTTTGCTGAAGACAACACCGCGCATGCTATCTCGCTAGATTTGGGTATTTCATACAATGCAGCCTACAAGGCTATTTCATCCTTAAGGTTTGCGATTCTGGCTCAGGCAATTGATGCTGTGCAGCTTCTCGGACCGGAAACAGGCCTTAACAAGCACCTGAAGAATAAAAAACTGACCGGAATACCCGCAAAATCAGGTTCAGAAATTATTCCTGTATTCGGCATACTCGAGAAAAATGGCTGGGTGTTTATTGACCTTATGCAAAATATAAGTGCTGAATCAGTTTTCCATTTCAACCATAATTTCCATCTTAAATTAGTACGCCACGGAAGTATTATTCATACTGACCGTTATCAAAAGTACACAGCTCTCATACTTTGCGGAGACGACTCATTGCCGCTGGACTACATCCGTAAATATCCAGGAGTAACCCCTGAAATTGAAACTTCGGGCGGTGAATTCTGGAAGTTCGCAAGAGACAGGTTCAAACGTTACAAAGGAATTTCTCCGCATAGATTCCCTCTGTACCTCAAAGAGCTTGAATTTAGGTTTAATAACCGTAACAAGGATCTCTTTGAACTTTTGGTAAACTATGTTTGTAAAATCGTCCCTGATGTAGATTAAATTAATCTTAGACACTTATTCAAAAATAATCGCGCTACCCCTGAGCACAGGAGTAGCGCGATTATTTTTTTGAATTTACTGCTTATTTTGAGACTTCAGGGGCAAAGTAAGCAAAGATCATCTTTTTATTATGTACACAAAAACATACTTTACAAAAAGTAACACTATATCAAGATGTTGCAGCACAAAAGACCTATCAACACCATTCTCCACAATTATTACGCAAAAGAATATTCACCAAAATGCAACAAAAAGCGTATCAAATAGCCTCTAACTATATACTGCCGAGCCTCTAATGTCCAAAAAAAACTTAAAATAATGGGTTTAGTGTAAAAGCAGGTTCAAGCACGACTTTGTATCTTTAAATTAGATCCACCGCTAAACAGTTTATCACAAGACAAAAACAATCACACATATTTCTACCCTACCTCCTCTTATTTTAGGGTAAGAACGAAGGCCGCCAGAACTCTGTCCTCTGGCGGCCTTCATCCATTTTTAGCTCCTCACAAAAAAACGCCCAAAAAGAAACTATGTTTCAATTCAGGCGTTACTTAATTCAATTAATCGTAAATATGAAGAGCTTCTCACACCGTAACAGGCTCAATAGCTAAGCGACAACAACCCTATTTTTACCCTTATCTTTAGACTCGTACATAGCATTATCGGCCCTAATATTCAAAGAATCAAGGGTATCTCCAACAATGTACTGTGCTACACCACAGCTGACTGTCACGATCATACCTTCAACGGCTTTTTCTGATATCTCAGCGCAAACGCTAGTGTTTTCCACAGAGCTCCGTATACGTTCAGCGATTATCGCCGCCTGTTCGCTATCTCCATGGACAAGAATAATAAACTCATCTCCACCCCAGCGAGCACAAATATCACTATCTCTTATGCTGGAATCAATAACACCCGAAACCTCTTTAATCACGCGATCCCCTTCATTATGTCCACAGGTATCGTTCACGGCTTTAAACCCGTCAATATCAAGTAGTACAACAGAAAAAGGGCTGCCATTCTTAGAGTACTTGCTCATCGCGGAATCAACTCTTCTCTCGAAAGATCTGCGATTGGCAATTCCCGTAAGTTCATCAGTATTTGCCTGAACCTCGAGTCGTACCTGAAAATGATTAATTGATATTATCGATAAAAATATTATGAGCAAAGTAGCCAGCGCACCGATACTTAACGTTCTGATAAAGTTATCCCGAGCAGCTTTCATTGCAATGCTTTCGTTCTGCTCAACGATTAAGAACCAATGAAATTCAGGAATAAAACGAGCAGTCAGATGTACAGTTTCATCGCCATTTTTGTACTTGAACAATGCAGGATTCTTTCTATCCATATCAAGCACTTCGCGAGCTATACTTCCAAGCCCCGGCACATCGTTAATGTTTAATTTTTCAATTAAATTTTTATCAGTGTGCGCCTGAACAACCCCTTCGGGGTCTACGAGAAAAATATTTTTAGAATACTTTTCAGTAAATGTCTTAAGAAGTCCGGCGACTTGATCCATCTTAAGACCAACGCCGGTCACTCCAAGAAGATTGCCATCACGGTCTTCAACTCTATGATTTATAAAAATAGTTAGAATATCATCAGCGGCCTCATTTGAGTCCACATCAAAATCATAAGGTAACCCAGAGTCAACAAAGTCATAGTACCAAACGTCGTGCCTATCATGTTTTGAGACAGTCTTTAGAACTCCATCATAATAAAAGTAGTCGCTGGTTTTAGCAGAAACAAAAAATGAAGTGAAGAACCCGTATTTCTCTCTTATTTCTCCGAGATAACGCATAATTTGAACAACGTCAGTCTCGCCTTCGGCAACCCAGTCTTTCAAAAATATATCATTTGCCATCAAGGAAGAAACAAACAGCGGACGCATAAGACCAGACTGCATTTCTGAATATATATTGTCACGGGTTAGTGGCAGTGCTGAATGCTGAATTTCATCACGAGCGGAATCCCGGGAAACATTATAATTGAATAAAGATACCGAAATAAAAGCGACAACTAAAATAGTCGTTAGCGCCGATATCAATTTAAGACGTAGAGACATCTATCCTCCTGAAAACTAACTAAAAATAAAACTTGAAAGGTAAGTCTAGCACACTTTACCCCTCCCAAGAGAATATACAATAAAAATTATACATGAAAAATGAGCACTAGCATATTAAAAATAGCTTGCCCTCATTCTAAACATAAAACATCAAAATATTAAAATAAAGTTTTAGAATTTCCGTGAGACTGTAGATGCTGATAGGCTTTTGCTGTTGCCACTCTGCCCCGTGAAGTTCTCTTCAAAAAACCGCACTGAATGAGATAAGGTTCATAAATATCTTCGATAGTTCTAACTTCTTCCGAGCAGGCAACCGCGATTGTTTTAATACCAACCGGACCGCCTCCAAACTGATCAATCAAAACAGAGAGAATCTTACGGTCCATCTGGTCAAGGCCGAAAGGATCTACATCAAGGCGATCAAGGGCCATATCTGCAATCTCTGCGTTAACAACACCATCACCATGCACTGTGGCATAATCCCGCACACGGCGAAGCAGTCTATTCGCAATACGGGGAGTCCCGCGCGAACGTCTACCAATCATGAATGCACCCTCATCTGTAACTTCCAGATCAAAGATACGCGCGGCACGGGTAACAATATGCGCCAGCTCGTCGGGAGAGTAAAATTCCAGTCTGAAAATACATCCAAATCTGTCGCGAAGAGGCGAGGTGAGAAGGCCTAAGCGAGTTGTCGCGCCAACTAGGGTGAACGGCTCAAGGTCAATTTTAACAGTCCTAGCAGCCGGGCCCTGACCTATAATCAAGTCAAGGTTAAAGTCTTCCATAGCGGGGTAAAGCACTTCCTCAACAGAGGAAGGCACCCGATGAATTTCATCAATGAAAAGGATATCGTTACGAGAAAGATTGGTAAGAATTGCGGCAAGGTCTCCGCTTCTCTCTATAACTGGGCCGGAAGTGGAAATCAGGTTCACACCCAGTTCAGAGGAAATAATCCGGGCCAGCGTAGTTTTGCCAAGGCCGGGATTGCCATAAAACAAAGTATGATCCATCGCAGTTCCGCGCCCGCGTGCCGCCTGAATGAATACATCCAGATTGCTGCGCAAGTCATCCTGACCGATAAAATCGGTAAGCCGCTGCGGTCTAATATTATCATCAGGAAGAGTGCTCTCGATCATACTTCTAAACTACTTTTTACTTTGGGAAATTTTCTTTAACGCCACCCGTATCGCACCAGCCGCGTCAAGATCAGGCTCTTCATCAAAAATATCTTTAAGGAAAGTTCTAACTTCGTCATCCGCATAGCCCAGATTGCGCAGGCCTGATAGAGCATCAAGAAATTCGCTTCTGTCCCCCTCAGTAGGGCAAGCTCCAGAGCGGATAGTGGCAAGCGAAAGCTTATCCATCTTATCTTTAAGGGACCATAGAATCTGGCGCGCAGATTTAGGGCCGATACCTGGAACAACAGATAAAGTTTTAACATCTTCGCGGAAAACAATATCCTGTAATTCTTTCGGATTAAACTGCGAAAGTATAGCCAGCGCTTTTTTAGGTCCGAGGCGATCTATAGAAATCAGGGTCTGAAATACTTCGCGGTCATCGAAGCAAGGGAAAGCGTAAAGATCGAGGGCATCTTCTCTAACTACAGTATAAACATAAAACGTGACGTCAGAACCGGACGCCGGGAGCGTTGAAATGGCTGTGAGGGTAAGAAATAGTTCATATCCCACCCCGCCGGAGGTAAGCACTATGCAGGACTTGTCTGTTGCCTCAAGCAGTTTACCGTGAATATAGGCAATCATTTCCCAGCCATCCTTGCAAATCTACGTTCATTCAAATGACAAATAGCTATAGCCAGCGCATCAGTGGTATCGTTAGCCCACTTGGTATCTTTTACACCCAGTATGCGTTCCACCATAAATGCGACCTGACTTTTATCCGCGCGACCTGTCCCCACAAGATTTTGTTTAACCTTTGTGGGTTCATAACCAGAAACAACTAAACCAGAAACTGCACACGCGGCCATTGCTGCCCCGCGCGCTTGTCCTAATTTAATAGCCGAAGACGGATTAGAAGCGACGAAGACATTTTCTATCGCCGCTTCGTCCGGTTTATGGCTTTCTAAAAGCTCGGCCAGACGGGTATAAATTTGCCCGAGTCTGGCACACATGGGGGCTTTGGTATTGGTCCGGATTGCGCCGGCTTCAAGCAAAGTAACCTGACCGGAAACTTCCCTTACTATCCCGAACCCAGTTACACGGGTTCCAGGGTCAATGCCGATTATCACAATACCGGGATTTTCCACTTAGCCGTCCATTTCTGACATAAGCTCGTCAGGGAAGTCTGCATTAACGAAAACGTCTGTTACGTCTTCAAGATCCTCAAATCTTTCCATGAGATTCATGATCTTTTTAGCGGTAGAGACATCAACTTCAACAAGGTTCTTAGGAACAAAAGCAAGTTCAGCGCTCTGACTTGTACATTCAGCCTCTACAAAAGCCTGCTGGAGGGGTGCGAAATCTTCAGGCGCACAATGAACGGCAAATGAATCGCCTTCATCAAGAACGTCTTCAGCACCACCTTCAAGGCCGATTTCCATGAGTTGGTCTTCGTTGTAAGCTTCCTTGTCGAAAATCATTACGCCTTTTTTGTCGAACATCCATGCGACACTTCCAGACTCACCCATAGACCCGCCAGCTTTACTTAGAGCGTGACGAACTTCAGCAACAGTACGGTTCTTGTTATCTGTGGCAGCTTCGATAAGCAAAGCAACTCCACCAGGGCCATAACCTTCGTACATCATCTCATTGATATCGCCGCCAGCAAGTTCGCCGGTACCTTTTTTAATAGCGGTATCAATTTTATCATTCGGCATATTAACAGCTTTTGCTTTTGAAACAGCAAGGCGCAAAGATGCATTCATATTAACATCGCCACCGCCAGCCTTTGCTGCGATAATTATGTCTTTAGCCATCTTTGTAAAAATTTTGCCACGTTTGGCATCCTGCCTGCCTTTTCTATGCTGAATATTTGCCCATTTACTGTGTCCAGCCATTATTCCTCCTGAAAGAATCTGCCTCCGTCACAATATGTAGACGGATAATTTATAATTTTCCTTACACAAGATGCCATTAAATGAACCTTGATTTAAATTCCACCAAGGGTCTGACATTCCCGCAAAAAAGGGTCCAATACTATATTAAAATGCAATTTCCACAAAATTTAGCTCTGAGGCGAAACTAAGTGTAAAAGGACATTTACTCTTCAATGCCACGAAAGCCAAGCGCTACAATAAAAAGCTCCATACTTTCTTCTCTGGAACTTTTCGGCTTGAAATTTTTCACCCTTGAAAACATCTTACGTAATGAGTCCGTGTACCCTCTTACGTCAGAGCTATCAAAAATCTTTACAACAAAATGACCGCCCTTCTTAAGTCTGCGAGGAACCAGATCTCTAGCTCTCTCACACAGCTCAAGTGAATGAAGCTGGTCAGCAAACCGAACTCCAGTTGTTTTGGGAGCCATGTCACTGATAATCAGATCATAAGGAAGGTGCTCTGCCATCGCATCCAGCAGAACAGAAGAATCTTCGAAAACATCTGTTTGTAAATAAGTCACGTTCTCAGGAAATTTAGTTATAGTCGTCTGAATATCCACACCGAGAACATATCCTTTAGGACCGACCTTTTTAGCTGAGAACAAGGTCCATGATCCCGGAGCGGCTCCCAGATCTAAAACTTTTTGCCCCGGTGAAAATATGTGAAATCGTTTGTCAATTTCCATAAGCTTATATACTGAACGAGCAGGATAATTATCCTTTTGCGCTTTTTTGAAGTAATGATCTTGATATGTTTTCATTGTCTCTTTTTTGTTTTGCCATCCAAGGAAAAGACATTTTCCAAGGACTGCGGTATAAGGTGACAGGAAATTAACTTAATACGGCCCGCAAGCCAAGTCTAACACCATGCAACGTCCCCAAAGAATCCGCATCAAAAACGAATCCGAAAAATTGCAATCTCTGCCTGAAGGTAAAGAATACTTTCAAGACCTAGGGGGAGATGGTGATATACTTTTTCTGGGCCTGGGCCCAAATCCTTGCCAAGCGCTTGAATTATTTAGTGAAGAAGGCAAAGCCCACTACATAGAATGCCCAGACTTTGAAAAACAAATCCCTACAGTCCGAAAAATTTCAAACAAGTTTACGAGAATTAACCCAGAAGAACTTGATGCTTTACCTGAAAAGAATTTCCGCTTGATATTATATACGCCTAACAAAAGGCTATTCCCTTCATTCTGGGAACCCATCATATCAAAGCTTGCACTACAGAAAACCGCTTTTTTTTCAAAAATTAAAAGCAAGACTGTGTGGATTCCGGGTAACGACAATTCGTTGCTTGTACCCGAACTGTCTCGCGCCTTCGCAGGTGCAGACTTCACATACAGGGTTATCGCGCCGGACGCAATGCAGCGGGACCTCCTATCCCTTCTAAATCAAGAACGTCCCGAAATAATTTTCAGCATAAACTTTAACGGACTGGATAATTCGGGTGAAACGTATTTCATGCTGCGCGAGGCTGGAGTTAAAGTCGTTGTTTGGATGGTGGACAACCCCTTCCATATAATCTCCGGCATTAAATCCGAATATTGGAAAGAAGTACCCATGCTTGTCACGGACGAATGGTTCGTCAACCCCCTTAAAGATCTTGGCGCCAAAAAGGTAAACCACCTACCACTCGCAACCGATCCTGAATTCTTCAATCCAGATGTTCCGGAATATACAGGGCTTGAGAATCGAACAGTTTTTGCGGGTAGATCTAGTTTTCCAAAGAAAGATACATTTTTTGCAGGATGCTCCTTTTCGACACAAGACGAGCAAGCGGCAATAAAGGCTATCGCAAATGGTATTAAGCCCGATTTTGAATGGTGGGCAAAGCGCGACGAACTCACCTCATTCTGGCCGGGAAAAAATGTCCGAGATACGGGATTTAAGACAGAGCAATCCGGTACAATATGGCGCACCCAAGCTCTTGATAATGCGGGAACTAATCTGACAATTTTCGGTGACAAAGGTTGGAGAGAATTACTTACAAACGCAGACATTCGCCCGCCTATAGACTACTTTACGGTACTACCTGCGATTTATGCAGGAGCAGCTATTACGTTAAACATGACAAGTCCACTATTACCAAACGGGCTGACGCAGCGGAATTTCGATGTGTGGAGTGCGGGTGGATTTCTTCTAACAGACTATACGCCAGGACTTTCAATTTTCCCTGAGGATCTTGTTGCTGAATGTTCATTTTCTAAGCCAAAGGACTTACCAGCCCTTTCCGATAAGTTTCACGCAAACCCGAGACTCAGGAAAGCTCTTTCAAAAAAATGGCGCGAAATAATTTTAAAAGATCACACTTACCGGAACAGGGTTATTAACATCCTTGATTTTATAAACTAAATATCTAAATATTTTTTAGGCATATTTTCTGCATTACCATTCCAAACACTCTTATCAAGGAAGATATGGGAATGCAGAACTTTAAGACACTATGCCTATTGATCTTCACACTTACCTGCTTAAACGGCTGTACGGCTTCCATACTCATGCCGCCTTTACCAGGACCGACAATGATCCCTTCTGCTATGGGCTCAATCTATACGGCTTATGCTGCAAGTGTGGACGAACGAGGTTTCCAGACAATTGTTGAAGACGAGCTTCTGGAAGCCAACATCCAATCCAAGATACTCCACCAGAAGGACCTCGAAGTTCTAGGCGTTAGCACCTACTCATACAACGGTCATATATATATAGTTGGGCAGTTCGATCAAAAGGAAGATTTCAATATGCTTCGTAAGATTGTCAGAAGCGCAGGCAAGGTTAATTCACTTACAACTTTTCTTTTTGCCGAGTCAGAAGATGCTATTTGTAACGCAGCTGAAGATTACATACTGCAATCAGAAGTGAAGGCCGCACTACTTGATAATGACTCCGTCTGGGGGACGAACATCGCAGTGAAGTCTGTTCAATGTAATATTGTTCTTCTAGGCAGAGTTGGAGATATCAACGAGATAGAGCACGCAAAGCGAACAGCATTCCAAATAGAAGGAGTTCAAACAGTGAAGTCTTTTCTTCGCTCAAGCAAGCAAAATAATTACCATTTGCGCGGAAGTAAAGTTGCTACCTTAAAGTAATTCACAAAAAAAGGCAGCCTAATTAATAATCAGGCTGCCATAAAATTAGACTTATTGAACTATTGGACTATTGGACAATACTAAAGTGGCTTTCTAAACTATTTCTCACCAAATCTAAATCACCAGCAGAAATGGCCTCGACAATTAAACGATGCTTATCAGCCTGCTCCATCAACAATGGAAAATTCTTGATTTCAGCATTAACACCGATATATATCCAATAATCATTGGCTAGTGCATCCCATGCGATACGCAGTGACTTGTTTTCTGCGGAATCTATAAGCAGCTCGTGAAATTTCACATCAGCTTTACGGATCAACAGTTCATCATTTGCTTTAGCTCTTTCATACATGAGGGCAACTATAGCGCTAAGCTCTTCAACCTTAGAAGTGTCCTTTTCTATAGCCCACTGGACAGCAAAAACCTCAAGTTCCAACCGAATCTTGCAGTAATCTTCAAAATCTTCCGCCAAAAAGACTTTAACTCTAGAACCTTTGTAAGGCTCAGCCTCTACAAAACCCCGAGCCTTTAAATCCCTTAGAGCTTCACGCACTGCACCCTGACTGACATGCAGATCTCTTGAAACCTTAGTTTCAACAACTCTCTCGCCAGGCTTCAAATCTCCACGCAAAATTTCTTCAATGATATATTCGACGACATCATCTCGTAAAACACGCCGTTTAAGACCTTCTTCATTACTCATAAGCTACCCCCATTAGTGTAGCAAAAACACACATCCAAGGCACTAAAATGATGCACCATAACTTTTTATAATGCTGACATTAGCTTTTTTTATGCGAAATGCAAGCCCCAAACATATTTTTTAAAATATATTATGCATAATCATCAAAGATGTACATAGTATGTTACACTACAACCATATTATACAAATACAACGGCATGTTTACGTGCAAAATTAAAATTCTGCACACATAATGGTATGGAATTTACTAATACAATATACATCACGCATCACAGCAAACTATAACAAAAAAACAAAGGCCACCCATGCAGAAGCGACCTTTGTTAAGTAAAACATATAAATTTAGACTTTTTAAAAAGTATGCAGAGACTAAGCGTTAACAATTCCCGGCAGCCTGATCACAAATTTTGTGCCTTTCCCAGGCTCAGACTCTACCAGAAATTCTCCTTCATGATTTCGCGCTATAATAAAGTATGAAACCGAAAGGCCAAGCCCAGTTCCTAAACCGACATGCTTAGTTGTATAAAAAGGTTCAAACACCCTTTTACGAACATTCTCTTCCATACCAGGACCATTATCCTCGACTTCGATCCGAACATACTTGCCATCTTTTCGAGTCCGTAATGTCAAACGTGGACGTTCATCGCCAAAGTCCTTTTCAGACATAGCATGGGCAGCATTCTTAAATATATTGAGGAAAACCTGCTCAATTTCAGTCTCTGTAATATTAACTTTCGGAAGACCCTGCTCAAAATCACGCCGAATATCGAT from Maridesulfovibrio frigidus DSM 17176 includes the following:
- a CDS encoding transposase produces the protein MDERTAMFKNLTSSEEEAKNFLIANCFGDRKPFCPRCRENKLYTLSGSRYRCSSCKYTFQDFSGRWINNGGLSCTEWIQLIKLFAEDNTAHAISLDLGISYNAAYKAISSLRFAILAQAIDAVQLLGPETGLNKHLKNKKLTGIPAKSGSEIIPVFGILEKNGWVFIDLMQNISAESVFHFNHNFHLKLVRHGSIIHTDRYQKYTALILCGDDSLPLDYIRKYPGVTPEIETSGGEFWKFARDRFKRYKGISPHRFPLYLKELEFRFNNRNKDLFELLVNYVCKIVPDVD
- a CDS encoding sensor domain-containing diguanylate cyclase; amino-acid sequence: MSLRLKLISALTTILVVAFISVSLFNYNVSRDSARDEIQHSALPLTRDNIYSEMQSGLMRPLFVSSLMANDIFLKDWVAEGETDVVQIMRYLGEIREKYGFFTSFFVSAKTSDYFYYDGVLKTVSKHDRHDVWYYDFVDSGLPYDFDVDSNEAADDILTIFINHRVEDRDGNLLGVTGVGLKMDQVAGLLKTFTEKYSKNIFLVDPEGVVQAHTDKNLIEKLNINDVPGLGSIAREVLDMDRKNPALFKYKNGDETVHLTARFIPEFHWFLIVEQNESIAMKAARDNFIRTLSIGALATLLIIFLSIISINHFQVRLEVQANTDELTGIANRRSFERRVDSAMSKYSKNGSPFSVVLLDIDGFKAVNDTCGHNEGDRVIKEVSGVIDSSIRDSDICARWGGDEFIILVHGDSEQAAIIAERIRSSVENTSVCAEISEKAVEGMIVTVSCGVAQYIVGDTLDSLNIRADNAMYESKDKGKNRVVVA
- the ruvB gene encoding Holliday junction branch migration DNA helicase RuvB codes for the protein MIESTLPDDNIRPQRLTDFIGQDDLRSNLDVFIQAARGRGTAMDHTLFYGNPGLGKTTLARIISSELGVNLISTSGPVIERSGDLAAILTNLSRNDILFIDEIHRVPSSVEEVLYPAMEDFNLDLIIGQGPAARTVKIDLEPFTLVGATTRLGLLTSPLRDRFGCIFRLEFYSPDELAHIVTRAARIFDLEVTDEGAFMIGRRSRGTPRIANRLLRRVRDYATVHGDGVVNAEIADMALDRLDVDPFGLDQMDRKILSVLIDQFGGGPVGIKTIAVACSEEVRTIEDIYEPYLIQCGFLKRTSRGRVATAKAYQHLQSHGNSKTLF
- the ruvA gene encoding Holliday junction branch migration protein RuvA, whose protein sequence is MIAYIHGKLLEATDKSCIVLTSGGVGYELFLTLTAISTLPASGSDVTFYVYTVVREDALDLYAFPCFDDREVFQTLISIDRLGPKKALAILSQFNPKELQDIVFREDVKTLSVVPGIGPKSARQILWSLKDKMDKLSLATIRSGACPTEGDRSEFLDALSGLRNLGYADDEVRTFLKDIFDEEPDLDAAGAIRVALKKISQSKK
- the ruvC gene encoding crossover junction endodeoxyribonuclease RuvC, which gives rise to MENPGIVIIGIDPGTRVTGFGIVREVSGQVTLLEAGAIRTNTKAPMCARLGQIYTRLAELLESHKPDEAAIENVFVASNPSSAIKLGQARGAAMAACAVSGLVVSGYEPTKVKQNLVGTGRADKSQVAFMVERILGVKDTKWANDTTDALAIAICHLNERRFARMAGK
- a CDS encoding YebC/PmpR family DNA-binding transcriptional regulator, which encodes MAGHSKWANIQHRKGRQDAKRGKIFTKMAKDIIIAAKAGGGDVNMNASLRLAVSKAKAVNMPNDKIDTAIKKGTGELAGGDINEMMYEGYGPGGVALLIEAATDNKNRTVAEVRHALSKAGGSMGESGSVAWMFDKKGVMIFDKEAYNEDQLMEIGLEGGAEDVLDEGDSFAVHCAPEDFAPLQQAFVEAECTSQSAELAFVPKNLVEVDVSTAKKIMNLMERFEDLEDVTDVFVNADFPDELMSEMDG
- a CDS encoding RlmE family RNA methyltransferase produces the protein MKTYQDHYFKKAQKDNYPARSVYKLMEIDKRFHIFSPGQKVLDLGAAPGSWTLFSAKKVGPKGYVLGVDIQTTITKFPENVTYLQTDVFEDSSVLLDAMAEHLPYDLIISDMAPKTTGVRFADQLHSLELCERARDLVPRRLKKGGHFVVKIFDSSDVRGYTDSLRKMFSRVKNFKPKSSREESMELFIVALGFRGIEE
- a CDS encoding glycosyltransferase family protein, whose amino-acid sequence is MQRPQRIRIKNESEKLQSLPEGKEYFQDLGGDGDILFLGLGPNPCQALELFSEEGKAHYIECPDFEKQIPTVRKISNKFTRINPEELDALPEKNFRLILYTPNKRLFPSFWEPIISKLALQKTAFFSKIKSKTVWIPGNDNSLLVPELSRAFAGADFTYRVIAPDAMQRDLLSLLNQERPEIIFSINFNGLDNSGETYFMLREAGVKVVVWMVDNPFHIISGIKSEYWKEVPMLVTDEWFVNPLKDLGAKKVNHLPLATDPEFFNPDVPEYTGLENRTVFAGRSSFPKKDTFFAGCSFSTQDEQAAIKAIANGIKPDFEWWAKRDELTSFWPGKNVRDTGFKTEQSGTIWRTQALDNAGTNLTIFGDKGWRELLTNADIRPPIDYFTVLPAIYAGAAITLNMTSPLLPNGLTQRNFDVWSAGGFLLTDYTPGLSIFPEDLVAECSFSKPKDLPALSDKFHANPRLRKALSKKWREIILKDHTYRNRVINILDFIN
- a CDS encoding BON domain-containing protein, which gives rise to MQNFKTLCLLIFTLTCLNGCTASILMPPLPGPTMIPSAMGSIYTAYAASVDERGFQTIVEDELLEANIQSKILHQKDLEVLGVSTYSYNGHIYIVGQFDQKEDFNMLRKIVRSAGKVNSLTTFLFAESEDAICNAAEDYILQSEVKAALLDNDSVWGTNIAVKSVQCNIVLLGRVGDINEIEHAKRTAFQIEGVQTVKSFLRSSKQNNYHLRGSKVATLK
- a CDS encoding GntR family transcriptional regulator, coding for MSNEEGLKRRVLRDDVVEYIIEEILRGDLKPGERVVETKVSRDLHVSQGAVREALRDLKARGFVEAEPYKGSRVKVFLAEDFEDYCKIRLELEVFAVQWAIEKDTSKVEELSAIVALMYERAKANDELLIRKADVKFHELLIDSAENKSLRIAWDALANDYWIYIGVNAEIKNFPLLMEQADKHRLIVEAISAGDLDLVRNSLESHFSIVQ